A genomic window from Rhodococcus sp. KBS0724 includes:
- a CDS encoding multidrug effflux MFS transporter, which produces MKHLVQEVDTAAPSDQVPTAKAEQATHLPTKIIATLALLAAVAPLAIDMYLPAFPEMAVEFGTSASAVQLTLTTFLVGLALGQLVFGPLSDRYGRRPLLLIGTAACAVFSAGAALAPSIELLAGARFVQGFAGGAGIVLGRAVISDRAQGAAAAKLFGLLVVINAIAPVVAPLLGGVVVTGFGWRGVFWVLTVLSALMFVCVVVLVAETHPKERRTTGGTSAMLREAGNVLRNRRYVGFLLAYAFAFGVMFAYISASPFVLQNVHGLSTSWYTAVFTANALGLVIFSVANGAIVAKLGDRVTLRIGLTLLSVFSIVMLINALAGPVLWVTLIALWCTMGSLGLVIANATTLALGEARQAAGTGSAVLGALQFLLAAAISPLVGIGGEDTALPMAIAMVVSALIALSALALTRGKATAHAR; this is translated from the coding sequence GTGAAACATCTCGTGCAGGAAGTCGACACCGCGGCGCCGTCCGACCAGGTGCCCACGGCGAAGGCGGAGCAGGCGACTCATCTACCCACCAAGATTATTGCGACGCTTGCGCTGCTGGCGGCTGTCGCTCCGCTGGCTATCGATATGTATCTGCCGGCCTTCCCCGAGATGGCAGTGGAGTTCGGCACCAGTGCCTCCGCTGTGCAGTTGACGCTCACGACCTTCCTCGTGGGTCTTGCACTCGGGCAACTAGTGTTCGGACCGCTCTCGGACCGGTACGGTCGCCGACCACTTCTCCTCATCGGCACAGCTGCGTGTGCCGTGTTCAGCGCCGGCGCTGCGCTCGCCCCGAGCATCGAACTTCTGGCCGGCGCACGCTTTGTACAGGGCTTTGCCGGAGGCGCCGGTATCGTCCTCGGCCGCGCCGTCATCTCCGACCGCGCGCAGGGTGCTGCCGCTGCAAAACTGTTCGGCTTGCTGGTCGTCATCAATGCCATAGCGCCCGTGGTGGCGCCGTTGCTCGGCGGCGTTGTAGTGACCGGCTTCGGTTGGCGCGGGGTGTTCTGGGTTCTGACCGTTCTCTCGGCGCTGATGTTCGTGTGTGTGGTGGTTCTTGTCGCCGAAACCCACCCGAAGGAACGCCGCACAACAGGGGGAACTTCCGCGATGCTCCGCGAAGCGGGCAACGTACTGCGGAACCGCCGATACGTCGGCTTCCTTCTGGCGTACGCGTTTGCCTTCGGCGTCATGTTCGCGTACATCTCGGCTTCGCCCTTCGTGCTGCAGAATGTCCACGGACTGTCGACGTCCTGGTACACAGCCGTTTTCACGGCAAATGCTCTGGGACTCGTGATCTTCAGCGTCGCCAACGGCGCGATTGTCGCCAAGCTCGGCGACCGGGTCACACTTCGGATCGGCTTGACGCTGCTTTCGGTGTTCTCGATAGTGATGCTGATCAACGCATTGGCAGGGCCGGTGCTGTGGGTGACACTGATTGCGTTGTGGTGCACGATGGGCAGTCTCGGACTTGTTATCGCCAATGCCACGACCCTGGCACTCGGTGAGGCGAGGCAGGCCGCCGGCACGGGATCGGCAGTGCTCGGCGCGCTGCAGTTCCTCCTTGCTGCCGCGATTTCTCCACTCGTTGGTATCGGCGGCGAAGACACGGCCCTGCCTATGGCGATCGCGATGGTCGTCAGTGCGCTCATCGCCCTGTCGGCGCTGGCACTCACTCGAGGGAAAGCAACGGCACACGCGCGGTAG
- a CDS encoding MarR family winged helix-turn-helix transcriptional regulator, with amino-acid sequence MSNEPAEVAEVADDDVQRLAQTARSAVWALRRFGEKEAGLSRLPHSEIEVLRAIEEQPGCTVSDIARVLNLQSSNVSTTVRHLVDRGLLEKRSDPSDGRSFRLHQTPVAERNNQKIDEMWADGIRSLLMGMDPEDAAKLVEAAPLLARLGSMPTN; translated from the coding sequence GTGTCCAACGAACCAGCCGAAGTAGCCGAAGTAGCCGATGACGACGTCCAACGCCTCGCACAGACGGCACGCTCCGCGGTGTGGGCACTGCGTCGATTCGGCGAGAAAGAAGCAGGCTTGTCGCGGCTTCCCCACTCCGAAATCGAAGTCCTGCGCGCCATCGAGGAACAGCCGGGATGCACGGTGTCCGACATTGCTCGCGTATTGAATCTGCAGAGCAGCAACGTCAGCACCACGGTTCGCCACCTGGTAGACCGAGGTCTGCTCGAGAAGCGATCCGACCCCAGTGACGGGCGCTCGTTCCGCCTTCATCAGACACCTGTCGCGGAACGCAACAACCAGAAAATCGACGAAATGTGGGCCGACGGCATCCGTAGCCTTCTCATGGGTATGGATCCCGAGGACGCGGCCAAACTTGTCGAGGCAGCGCCACTGCTCGCCCGCCTGGGATCCATGCCGACCAACTGA